The DNA window ATTTATCATTATAATGAGCATTCCacttaaaaactaaaaagaacGACTCCGCCAAACTTTGCCagtcaaatatgtaaaaagatTTTCAATAGTACAACTGATTGAACAGTAAGACAATCTCAAAAATGGAAGAATTATGGATTGAGGTTttctctatttatttttattttagaattgtaTTTTCCATtacattatatattaatatatatgatTTTTAAGTTCTCATCTTTCTTTATGAGAACCTAATTTAATCATCAGAGTGCATATTCTGAAATTATTTTCGGTGCTCCTTTGACATTCAACACCATTTGAAACACCCTAAACACCAACTTGATACTCAATGTTTAATCAAATAATGtaagcaaataaaaataaaataaacgaTAAAGTAGATATAGAGTGGTCACAATTGCAATATATAtgttcaatattttatttttgataattgcaAATGGCGCCAAGAGAATATGCCCctatgaaatttttattaattgttgatGTGGCATGACAAGAAGTGAGATTGTATATTCCAAAGATATATAGGTTGGTAGAAAGGTGTAATGATGTGTATATTCTTTCTATCCAATCTATTTGCTGGTTTCTTTGTTGTTTTGTGCTGAAATTTTCCAAATTAAGATGAACAAATTATATTGTAATTAGAATGTGGACATGCACGAGGCTATTATTTTTCCAATTCTTTACATTACACGAATGATTCCAGGATTCTATTACAGCTATTCATCACCAACCTTCCTAGTCATCAAGAACATATCGACGTATAGAGAAAAGTTTAGGTAAATTTTGTTGACCACATTGTCCGTATACATAGCCAATTATATTAATAGTGTTATATAATGTGAGCCTGTGACTGACTTTGTCTACAAATGACGCAATGGACAAAATTTAAGGATGGATCCACTTTATGTCTGGAGTAGACTTTAGTCCGGATTGCCGTTAGAAATTGtcgaaaattaataaaaaaacattaaaaaatctAGAAAAGAAGGTGAATTTATGATGAAATTAAGactagataaaaattaaattcagaaAATAAACTAAAGGATCAGATTGaatttagtccaaattaaaaattctaataTTCCAATGAAAAAATCTATCTAAAAAAACCTATAAGAAAAACAAGAAGCTTTGCAATTCAACAGCCATAAGGCCGACCTTGCTGCCTCTAAAGCTTGGGGTCAAATTTGAAGACTTCAATTCAATTGACGGTCATTTAGTATTgttaataatataactaatcaaTATCccactaattaaattatttagaaaattaagccaggACAAAAGAATTAGGTATGTGATTAGCAACCGAATCTTTAGTGGAGAGTATAGACAAATTTCCCACTCaaagataaattaatacttGTATTACAAGATAGCCTAATAGCTTAGCCAGTTGGTTTTATTATCAAAACATAAtcttaatcatttaaaacacTTTACAACTACCCCTTTTTCATGGTACCACTAAAAAGTATAATCTACTAAGTTCCAATTGTGCAATAATTGGTCACTTGCCAATTGCAttcaacaaatttaattttatagcaTATAGCcacattttaaaatacaaattctTATAGACCTCTCTCATAAAAGCTGTCatccttaatttatttaaaaaccactcatattttaactttttttcttttatatcatgacgtaggaaaattttcaattgtaccctattttcaatttttatatttcatctctACTCTAATAaattgaattgacctatttttctttataaaggagtttaaattagtccttcatttgtatttttccaaatagaaaaaaatatgatataatccatctattgatttttttaatattttcatccttatattaattaaattgtcaaaaaaattaatttcagagtacatataaaacataaaaatcgaaaatcggatataattgaaaattttcataggtcatgatataaatgaaaaaaaattataaggtgggtgatttttaagtaattaggccttaaatTAATGATGTCCGCATTAAACCGGCTCTAGGTAAAAAAATTTGTAGTGATAACATATATTTCGGTAAATATAAAGTGGATTGGGATTTCTCaaattcaaatgaacttgaagaggtcatgttcacgatcaaCGCCGTTCACGtgtatattaatttgattaaaactgtactttttttatttacaccgTTTATTACAATGAACGCGGTGtaaatcgtgaacatgacccctcaaattcaaaataaatttaagggaATCTCAATCCATATAAAATTGGTTGCTAgatgtaattaattgtttttgattttacCAATAAAATATAGCTCAAACAGTATATTGAATGACAATTTACTAAGTTTGTGGAATTAAATCCTCGCACAAGCACCATAAATTCTccttttccaaataaaaattatatataaaaaaatagcttTGATTTTCAACGACTTCAAATACAATATTTAGAATGAAATCAGTAGCTAGATGTCATTAAATTTCTTTGATTTTCATTTTACAAAATTAGTTTGGATATACATTTATGTATTTATTCTAGAAGACATGTATTTCATTTTGTACGCATTCTAAAGAACGACAAAACGGTAGCATAAGTAAATTTCTGTTAGTTTGTTTATTAAGATACCCGTATTTGTTTcattaaataaagaaatataaagATTGGTTCAACAACATAAGGAAATAGAAATGATTACTATTAATatgaataaaatgaaaaatatcatATAGTTTTGTATGAATGACATCACCACTACTAAAGCAAAATGAAGACCTAATgggaaattttatataaatgatCTCTCTTCTAAATGAAGCAAAGATTTAGACATTTCAACCATTTTTGATTTCTTGATTATATCTTTGATTTTTCAACTTTCTTATATAATCATTCAACTACTAATGAAACAATATATCTAAAGCCACCACCAATACAAAGAAAATTAGCCCTCTTTTCTTCTCTTGCTCTTGCTTAtgcaaatttaaaaatcaaactttcTTTTTATCTTCTCTACCCGAAAACCCTAATCGCGAATATATCATCTAAGCACGAACATCAATATCGTACGATCAATGGTTAACAAGGTTTGATTTtgtatcaaataattatttaataagtttccATAGGTAAGAAGTGGGGATGTTGGGATGGCTCAATCAAATAAAATCTCCCAGTGATTTGGGTCCTTTAATCTGATTGAGCCGTGCCAATATCCCACacatttactttttattttctgtgttgatataattataagctTTACCAGAAAattatcttttctttttatgctatatttttgtttaaaagaaTATCTgtgaactttttattttatattggcAATTGTTAATTTTAGATTGTAGTGGATTAATATCATCATTGACATGGTAATTTCATTTGTTTATATACAATTGCCATGATCTTTTTTGGAGAGTTTTTATTAGCACTTGCAGGATGCAATATTTATATGATAAAAGGgttttctttatcttttatttctGCATGCCCATGCAAATTTTGTTGCAGGTAATAAGCTTCAAATTTAACCTCTTACAtgtaattaattagttttgCTGTCTAGTTCTGTTTATGCGATATTTTCTGATGCATTTTGCATGATAGTTGTTATCCTACAGATATCATTTGCATTTTGAGAAGCTTATTAACAAATTCACTTACTAAATTAGTTAACttgattcatcaaaaaaaaaagttagttaACTTGAAATGTACTAATTCACTTACGCTAAGAGTGTGTTAACCTAGTTGAGATGTTTAGATGcgtttttttgatttattgacTACaaatttttactaaaaaaaaacttgaaatgtGCTAATTAGCATGAATGAATCTTGCATAACTTATTCAAATGTTACTTGCTTAGAGTTAGAACCAATTAGATATTATGCATTAAAATCATTTCAACAAGTTCTTCAAATGATTTTTCGAGaaaatttcataatatttggTTCTAATATTCTGATATTTGGTTTGAGTTAAATACTTTCATGAGTATCTTAATGTTTTTGTTCTCATTATGAGATCATGTGGAACAATTTAACAAGCAAACAAGCTCCTGCTACTGGCTTAATTCTTGGCAGAATATTGGTAATGTAGATATAATTTTGTAGGCAGTACTAGGCATTGAACAACCGCACCTACACTGAACCAGAAATGCTGCAACAAACGTGTCCATTTTGACTATTTAACTGTTGATTTTTTGCATGGTTGAAACCTAGCTACCAGTATAACTGGCTCATACCAACCACGTCCCACCACCCGACCTCAGCCATTGAAAAGAAATGGTCATAATAATTCCTTCCACCAATTTTCTGTATTAACATTTTGGATTTGGACTAGTTGATCCTTGTCGgtgctttaatattttttttatttatttaatgaagTTTCAACAATAAAACACCATCTAATGTTATAAACTATTAAATGAATAAACCTAATAAAttgttgtatttaattaatttttaattaactattaaataatattattctcTGATTTCAATTTGAATTGCTCATATTTGTTACCGttcgtttaataaaattgttcTTTTTTATCTTGTTcaaatttgttcttttttattttgttcaaatttgttaaacgaatgtGTATTTGGATTGCTCATTTAGTAGCCATAAAGTCAACATCTGATATTGTTTCTCGTGGGAATGACGCATTACCTTCAGAGAATGGTCATTCTTCTGATTAACTATTTATATATTGCTATTTTTGGCAACAACaaaaattctaatttattaatttaatattataattagtgtcaaaatatattaataaatgagaataattagtgttaaaatatattaataaatgagaatatatatatatatatatatatatatatatactaactATTGAAAACTTAAGATATCGTAAATTTCACACTATCTTAGGTTTTTGGGTTGGAGATGCTATATAAATAGATGTGGTGCTTCAAGTGGATCTTTATCAAACGACCCTCTTTTCATGTAATTACAATGACATGTAGAATAGTTGATTCATGTAACTTATATACCAGTCAGCATCAAATTTGCAACGCCTTTAATTTGAGTGCCAAACTTGGTTTACGAATATACTGCATTCTGGCTGGCGTTTTTCGCAGTTTACTTGGGATTCCCTCATGttcatttaaattaaacatGAAGGGTCAATATTCATTGAATCTACATCATTCAATACAAAATACATGGTGTAGATAAAAAAAGTCTAATTTTAGTTACATTAATCTACACCATACATTTTATAATGAAGATCAATGAGGAATCCCTATCCTTTACTATGTGATTGAATAAAAactaaaagtataaataaactaGAATCTCATATACGATCAGAAATAGATGATTTCCACTGCCACATAATTTTAATCCAATTGAACCCAACAATGAAAATCTATTGACATACCTccaaaattttaacaaaatatatgACCCCTTGATGACTATCATTTTACTTTTGATCCAAAAAATAAACGAGATTCTCTTGGATGCAGAACATCAGTTAGGCCTCAGTCGGGTTGCcaaatatgtattaaattctTTAAGGACAATTGCCTTGCGAAAAGAAGTCACAGTTAGTTAAAACAAAAGAGTTCAAAATTTAAcataataacaaatacaaaCCCCCAATAAAGAAACATTAATCCAGTTCAACACTCACTAATCTTGGCAGGGGTATATGAGAGCACCAGATATACGGAGCTATATACATGCAGACAACTACTTACTTCTTGCTCTTCCTGTGCATTTGATACTGAGAAGCCACGCCCAATTTCCCCGCCACAAAATATTCCCGCAAATGGGACCTCTGCAAAATTCTCCAAAAACGGGGAGCTATCGACATTACTACACTCAAAAAATGATTCACCACGACCGCAACACGAGAAGATAAAACCCCCAATGCATTCTGTCTTGCAATCTATAGAAGTTTCAGATGGATCGAGGCTTTTTTTAGAATTCCAGTCCAACCTCAACTTTCCTAGCTCTGTAGAGACCTTCCTAACTGAAGCTAATGCCGCTGAAGGGTCTGAATGGTAAACTTGGAAATAGTCCGCAGTTTTGATGCCCGTTCCCTGAACAAAAAGGTACTCTTCATCTCCTCTGTTCAAAACCAAATCCCTTTAAACATTAATCCTTTAGTTAAGAATAGGAATGGAAGTCAGCCAGCCGAAGAGAATTTATGTTCCCTCCCTCCAGCCTCAGATATAAATCATAGGAAAGTTTCGATATCTCACCCAGTGATTCCATGAAAAGCCAAGGATGACATCAACCTCGGCTTCTCTTTCCAAATGCAACATTTTCTGCGTTCTGTAACTCCAATGAAAAGATCAAAGCATCCTACGCGATTTACCAACTGCGCCATTTTTTACAATATATGGGGTAAAAGTCAAACTCTTAACATCTTCTACGATTTATGTTGCCATGAATGTTATAAGCAAAGCAACAAACAAAATTTGAGGGAAATTCTAACATTAGAAGAAGATGACGACGAATTAATTGAAAAAGACAGTATAATTGTTAGAAATGATAAGGTTGTAACCATAAGTAAAACTCAGAGTGGGGTTCTTGTAATCATTAAATCATACTTACTTACCCAGAGCCTATTTGAAGTATTAAGAGATAGCAACAAGACCCCGGGAGAAATACATAACGCGTGCATTTTCAAAAGCacataaaaaacaaaagaaaaagtaatTGGAATAACCTCATCATTGATGCCATCTAGAATCCTTTGCCCATCAAGAATCTCCTGTTCTCCTTCTCGTCTGGCTGTAAGCCAAGTAGTACAATCACTAGCAACCGCTCTGACAGAAGCTGCCTTGTATCTTGGACCTGCTGCAGAAACTCCCTTTGATAATGCAGCATGGAATTGAATTTCCCCTATTCCTGTTGACTGAGCCATTAGGACACATATAATAGCCTCACATATGACAAACATAAGGGTACATAGATTATCAGTATGCTGAATCATTAGTTTTAGgtgaaaaaaatagaaagaaataaataacaattagaTAGCTACCATGAGGCTTTTCTCTATCCTTTGCCAAGACAAGAGCAGCACCGTCTACGTAAGGATTTCTTAATTCCTTCTTACTTCTGAACAAAAGTTTAGTTTTCTGATCACCAACAATAATAGTTTCCTTTGACATGGCATAATCTGCGGTTTATAACAAATTTTGAACCAGAAGTAAGCACACAAGCCAGCTGGATAGCATAACCTCTGATGCATATCATATCACAAACGAGATAGCCAGATACTTCCAGATTAATCTGCAATGTGTTTAATTCCTTGAGGTCTCAAACCAGATATTATATTCTTTTCTTTACACATTCCTCACAGAAAGAAGAACTAGATGCCCTTTTgcataaacaaaatcaaactaaagAAAGACGATTTCCTCAATAAGAATGACTCACCCAGCTTTTCAATCACAGGTTTCAGGTCAATATTTTCACTCTGCAGTGATACAAAAGGACATTTTAACAAACAACACAATCAAAAAATACAAGGATATTCTAGCAAATGGCAGAATAGCACTTACTCCAAACATTATAATTCCAACTGGCGATGTGCAATTTGAAACAGAAGCCGTGTAACTAATAATTTCCTTCACAAACTGGTCAACCATCAATCCTCCTTCAAATGCTTGCTGTTagtgaaaaaaatattacaatcaGTTTGATGATTGATTCAGATATCATGACAAACACAGATAAACTCTATACCTAAAATAAGTGATAATGAAAAAAGGGCTATCACAATTTTTTAAGAGCAGCATAACTTTTGACTATGCACTTTTGCGTAAAGAAACCATTTCTCTaaatttccttatttttttcttctctacATTTCAAACCACAGATGTTACGATATCATTCAAGACGGGTACTTCAACATTAACTCTAGAATCTTAAAAGGAAAACAATATCTTTTTCTATTTCGAGGACAGTTagaaaaaatctattttttttggaGTAATAACCTTTACTGATCTCAAAGGGACGACATCAACTTTTAATCCAGGTACATAACCCACAGTCAAAAGAAAACCAGAATTAAAATTCGAATGTCCATTTTTGTCATCAGCAGCAGCCTGACCGTCGTCACTGTTGTCATCTCCTCCCATCACCTA is part of the Mercurialis annua linkage group LG3, ddMerAnnu1.2, whole genome shotgun sequence genome and encodes:
- the LOC126675124 gene encoding F-box/LRR-repeat protein At5g63520, producing the protein MEVETKRTGKKKEEESKMGFNSINEDIVEKILTKLPALALASAACVCKSWHLSSNRILSRPKLASAISLNPSLDVAIQEVVDKVLSEPIRPHFAIAHGVGDIFPLQKTSITLAGKLGSRTPLIVTSASGIMGRDAVTNKFKEVMGGDDNSDDGQAAADDKNGHSNFNSGFLLTVGYVPGLKVDVVPLRSVKQAFEGGLMVDQFVKEIISYTASVSNCTSPVGIIMFGSENIDLKPVIEKLDYAMSKETIIVGDQKTKLLFRSKKELRNPYVDGAALVLAKDREKPHGIGEIQFHAALSKGVSAAGPRYKAASVRAVASDCTTWLTARREGEQEILDGQRILDGINDELVNRVGCFDLFIGVTERRKCCIWKEKPRLMSSLAFHGITGGDEEYLFVQGTGIKTADYFQVYHSDPSAALASVRKVSTELGKLRLDWNSKKSLDPSETSIDCKTECIGGFIFSCCGRGESFFECSNVDSSPFLENFAEVPFAGIFCGGEIGRGFSVSNAQEEQEVSSCLHVYSSVYLVLSYTPAKISEC